The genome window AACAGCAGCAAGCATAATAAACATAAATCCCCATAGATTAAATTCTGTCTCTTTAGCAACTGCAAGATACAAAATTAAGCCATGAGCAAAGATGGTGTGAAGTTAAGAATTAAGATACAAACAGTAAGCTGATAAGGTAGCTTTCAGGAAAAACGTAAGTGGCATGGAGTTGAGAATTAAGATGCAACAGTAATCCGCAGATTATACTACCAACCCTATAATTTAGTAATACACTAGTTGGAAGGGTATTGTCTTAATCCTGAATACGTTAATGTAAGCATGTGTTACCTGTTAGTAGAACTCCAAATGAAACAACCAGCATGATTCCAAGAAGGCTAAAGCTCGGTTTCTCAAGCCTTCCAAACAAAGAAGGTAAACTTCAGCTTGTGATAAGAAAAATGGTACAAAGCATAGCAGAAGAACATGAAAAGAAAATTTTAGAGATAAGTAACAGATGAAAAAAAACATAAGTAGATTCAATGAAGGCGAGAAGTTGCTAAAACTGAACACAATAAGACCCATGCAACTAATGACAGAGTAGCAAGCACAGTACCTGAACATGAAAGCAAACAGAAGAATGAAAATTGGAGAAGCAGATTTGCACTGCACAAGTAATTAAAAGGGTGAATGGTAAGTCCAAATACCTAATTACTAGATGGAACAAATAATGATCCTTTTATAAAGAAATATACCATTGTAGCAAATGTCACAGTAATGAAAACAAGTGAAATGTTGCtcagatttatatcaagagcagtaGCCAAAGCTGTTGGGACAACTGCACAACCAATACTGGAATTATTATACATACAAATAAGAGCAAATATTAAACTTATAATTTGTTGCAACTTAAACACCAAAATACAAACAAATGGGTAAACAGGAAGACAAAAATTATAACAATGTTTTGCTAACTTCTTTTATTAAATCGAGTTAGAAGTGTTTTCTAAATCATAGGCCATGGTACAAATTTACTGGAATGTAAACAAAAATACAAAGAAAGTACAATCAAAATCTGTTTTTGAGCTCACATCATCATATGGCTCTGTAGCAGTTTTGATTCACATTGTGGTGGTAAATGTGAGGGAGTGCACCGCCCGCAACCAGGGTTTGATCCCCAAGTGGGAGCATGAGTGATATTACCACTTAAAAGAAGCAAGACCATAAATGGTTGCAGTTTGCCATCCTTGCTTAATTTAGCATATAGGTTCTTCTGTGTACGCATCTGGCCTCATGGTTGTTTCACACCAAAACTCTTAATTTCCTCCATGCTCAATGCTCATACCATACCCCAAAAGACCTGATTAATTTCGACTATGCTTCCCTGATGCTAGTTATACTGTGTTTGACAATCCTATCCACATCCACCACTAATCCATATTAGCCAAAGTTGGTTGTGCTGATTATGGAGCACCGAGGTATCCAATTCACATGACACTTCGCACTACTATATGTGGAACTGATACCCACCCGACTTTGGTAGACATCTGAACAATGTTAGAAACAGCACATCACCCAGACACCCACCTCGTAAACAGTAATCCTTCCACGACATTTTACTTGGCCCTCCCTCTAGGCCTCGTTGCTGGAACCACACGATGGCCCTCGACGCCACGGCCTGCATCGTGAAATGCACTGTGTTCATCAGGAATGGCGCCGGGAACTTCCACATGTGCTTTCCCAGCATCTCCTTGTTGTACCTGACCACATGCGCACGCGCATGGAATGAACACTAGCAACAAACACATCCGCACACGAAGGTAGCCGGAAAATCCGCACGAGTATTAACGAACAATACGTGTTACTTACAGCGTCAAGCACGTGCTCAGTGTGTACCAACACGCTATCAACCCGATGACCTTCGCAAGCAACCTCGGCGAGATcggcagatcatcagatctcgcCGTTGCCCCCACCTCAATGTCCATCGGTGAGCCGCCGCCGCCCGAGGAGGATGGCAGGAGCGGCAGCTCGAACTCCTCTGAGGCGTCGCTGTCACTGGTCGCCGCAGCAGCGGCGGTATTGGAGGCGGAGGCGGCAGAGGGGTCCCTGCACCACCGCGAGAACGACGGCTCCCTTGGGATCCCGCCCATTTTCTTCCGCTGCCCGccaccctcctcctcctcccgcgACTCTTCCGCCCGCTCATCGAGCTCCACGGCTACCGTCAACGAAACCGCGCCCTCCACCGCCTCCGAGTAGTGGTGCCCGTGGCCGTCCTCGACGACGCAGTCCCCCATGGGACGGCGACGGCTGAAGGTCCTACAGAAGCTCGGATCTGGCGTGCGTCGCTGATCGCATCGGCGGCGCGGGGGCGCAAGGCACGCGGTAAAGtgtcggcagcggcggcggccgaCGCGAAGCCGCAGGCGAGGGGTTTTCCCGGCAGTTTGGTTCGCTCCGATTTCTGGTAGAAAGTCAAAATTCAGCACCTTGTCGCGGCGACTTCTGAAGCTGCCACAGCCCACAGGTAGTTTTCTTTCTTGTCTAGCGGGTCGGGTTAGCCGGACGGTCCAAAGCCCGGTACGGGTTTGGTCTGACCCAAATCCGATATGGCATAAAGCGAAGCGGGTCCTTGTCGGTCTAGGTGCACCACAGCAAGTTATATCCTACATGACTtgattttttttctattttcccaTATAAATATCTATATTGTActaaatataaagtataaaacaCAACAAATATATTTGTTTTGTTGGTTATGTAGGTGTAAATATGTATTTGAAGCTAACAATTATGTTTAAACCTTTATATATGTATATTTTAGCATATTTTTGCTATTTAAATGATATGGACTGTTATAGGCCCGTTGGGCCATAGGTCACCCAACACGATTATTACACATAATGGGTTGTTTATGAGCCTCACTGATGACCCATAGCCAACACGTTTGACTCGCTAGCTGATTTGGACCGAGCTGGCACGACACTAATTCGTGACGGACTTAGCCGTGCATCCACCCATTTATACATCTATAGATGTGGATGTGGCATTTatttttgttttttctttttaAACCTTTTTGGTGTTTCTAAAAATAACACCGAATAATTTATACTCCTTCAAAGCATGAGTGTCGTGTGTCGTGCATCCCACACGTAGAAATGTTTTCTCCCACATGTCTCACCTAACAATCAAATAATATAAAACCTTGCTCGTACGTGCACATGCTTCCCTACTGCTCGTTGTCGTCGTCGTATATTAAGCCCCAACTCTCCATCAGTTCCCTGTATATGCCTCTTATCTATATTCTTCTATACTGACATTGAACAGACCATCCTACTTGCCTCTGACTCATCAGCCGCCACCGCACTCCACTCGTGGCGTCGTCTTTACCTTCCCTGTCGTCAAGCGCCAAGAACCATTGTTGTGACTCTCCATCGCCAGGCGCCTCTGCAGGCATCGGGGCAAGAACAATCGAGGGAGAGGTGGAGAAGGTGTCGCCGTCGGCGATGCGTGGCTGAACATACGAAGGAGAGGAGGCGATACTCCGGATCCCGAGCTTAATTGTGTATAGGTCGTTGACAAATAATTTATGAGATATTAAGGTCGATGATAATATATGTATTAGCCTCTTCAGATCAAGTGAGAGAATGTGCTTATTAGTCCAAGTGATATGACGCCTTGGTGGTTGTCGAGAGTCTAGTGATTATCCGGTGAAGATCAGGGGTGGATCTAGGATCCGATCATGCCCCAAGCCAACTTATTGAATCTACTGTTATTCTAATACATTTTTTGTGTAAAGACAACAATATAAATAGAAATATATGGATTAAGCCCTAGGCCACGGATCAAGTGGTCCGTGTTTGTATCTGCTCCTAGGGAGATTATGGATGGCCCAACTTAAGATGTAAGTGGTTTTGGATGATTCACTGTACAAGGTGGTCTAACAAAAACTATGGAGAGTATCGGGTCTTCAACACTTCAACAAAACGTAATAGTGTTCTTAACCTTTCTTTACCATGTGCATTTGCTCCTGTATTTATGTTATCTAGAATTGTCACGCTAAAATAAAGTTGGAATATAAGGTGTAGAACTTTCGTAAAAAATAGAAAAGACATACGAGAAAGTTTAGATTAGTCTTATTTACTTCTCTTTTGTGCATCTTAATCTTTTCACCATGTAGTTTAAGTAAACATATGAGATCACAAAGCCATTAGTAACAAAGTGAAGGGACTACAACATTATGTTTGCTTGTTTGCTCGATCTTTTTGTGGTCCCAAGAGTGGAGATGATATCGACTTATATGCTCATATATGTTTAAATTGGAAGTTTTGCTTAAAGTGTCGTGCCCTTCATAAACCGACGATTATCGGTCTCCCACGTTTAAATGGTTAAAAAACAAAAATTACAGAATCCTATGCTTCCCCTCGATCAACATTATATGACTCAAATTAAAAGTTTGCACGATTGCACACAAGTTTGGTTTGCATCAGATATGTTAGCATTAAATATAGtccaattataaaactaattaagtttactAATACTAATCAATTCATGATTAGCAATGTTTAATGTAGCATAATACGAGTAAATCGTGTACTAATTACGTTTAATAGGTTCGTCTTATTGTTTAGTTCTCACATGTATAATTAATTTTGTAATTAGATTGTATTTAATATTTTTAACTAAGATATAAACATACCATATGATTGGCCATCATGGCTTGTTCTATTCTGTTTTAATAGAATAACGGGGTAAATCTGTTCATGGCTTCTTTCTGAACAGTTTGCGTTTTTTTTTACTTTTGAACCTGGATAAGTGGAGTGCTTAGCTCTCAATGGTATAGAGGTTGCATACAGTTTACATGCCCAAGCACTGAACACCTTTGATTGGACCATGCCCAGCGCTTTACACTTCCGTGGCGCCTGATTGGACCATGCCCAAGCACTGTATTTTTACTTTACGGCCGTCAATCCACCTGGCAaataatttttttttaaaaaaaaactttgcAGCATAAACTTTTGGGTTGAGACAAACTTGTGTACCAGAATGAAGGTGGAACCTGATTGGAGGTTCTGGAACGTGCTTTGGATAATTGGCACACAGTTCTGTACATAATAATAATGTGAAGAAAGAACTGCAAGTAGACAAGAAGGAAAAAAAAAACAGTTTTCCGGAAGGACAGCCCAACGAGGTCCAGTTGTTGTTATGTTGGCACGGGTCCGACTGTACGGCCCATGAACAGCTAGCTGATCCATACTAACAAACACAGGATCCTCTAAAAAAGACACAATAGTTATTATGTGCTTTGAGCGGATGATTATGAATACGTCAAGATCCGTCGGCTCGGCCACTCAAGTGACCAACACGTCTTTTGGTCGCAGGGACGCATGCAGGGCCTACCGAGTCCCGTTGACCATGCTCCAGTCCAATGGTTGCTTGCACGTGTAGAGACTTTAACAATGGCCAATAAGATCATGCAAGGTTAGACGCCTGGTATAGCATATTCCCATCTCTACTGCTTTCCCTCTTTCTTTCGCTGTTGTTGAACAATGATTGAGTTTCATATGGGGTCATGTTGTGATACCGTATCATAGCTCTGCTGTAGCTACTCcttccgtttctttttagttgccGCTGGATAAtttaattttgcactatccagcgacaactaaaacgaaacggaggagTTATATTATAGGTTTTTCTTTGGCTATTGAAAACTGAACACGACGGCCGATGGTCTCGATTCTCTGCAGGATAAGACGTGGCTGTCCGGACAGACGGAGCCGCCGGCGAGCGGAGGCGTCCAAAAAAGAAGAGGCCAAAATCAAGGCGGCCAGGGAAGGGAGCACGATGCACGAGCGCAGAAAGAAATAATAAACCAAAGAGaaggccgccgccgctgccgctgccgtggTCCATGCAAATCAACCAACCAACCAAAAAAAAAAACAATATCGGCGCACAGGCCAAAGAAAACATGGAGCGGATACGCGTGTTGGACGGATGCGCGTCGCCGTCCAATGGCGACCCGCGAGTCAAGCACCCCGAAGCCATCCATGGCGCCTTTCCCGCTCCGCCTTCTGCGGACGGCGACCCTGCCGCGACGCCGAGAGGCCAGCGGCCAGGCGAGCAGACTGCAGTGCCCCCCTGCCTCCCCGCTGGGCTGGGAAGAGGATCCAGTGGCAATGGAGGGCGCGCAAGATCTTCCCCGGCTTGTCGCGTCCCGGATCCTACCGGCCTACCACTACCACTTCCAGGTCCAGCCAGCCATTCGATGTGACGTGATCGTATCCGATCTTTCCCCGTGCCGTATCACGTCCGCGTGATTTTGGATTTGTGTCTCGGCTTTTAGGAGGGtacgtttggttcagcttttttctgatcaGCTTTTAGTAGAATCTGGCTATGTAaacaatctgagtatcattagaaTTACATGTGGGAGAAGATAAATGTATCCATAAGACTCATGATCTAGAAAGTGGTAAATTCCTACTATTGCAAcaactcaaccgattatatgtttatgttgattttgaatggctTTTATCCAAACAAATTTTATAGAAACTGACTGAAAAGTTGAATGTTTAGCCGTCCGCGGCAACTTTCAGTGGTCAGAAGCTGTAGAAAGCCGAAACAAGGGCTCTGTCTCGTCTTGCTGGATAACCCGGGCTCTCTTGTGACTGGTCAAGCTCCATCCACTACATGTGGTGGCGGAGGTATCTTTCGCCAAAATAGACGGAAAGCGGCCTTTTGATTTTGCCACTAGAATACCGACCACGCCTTGCAACCAATCATACTGTAGTAAGTAATAGTATCACGGCGGCTTTCGATGGCATGCATGTGTGTGGCCATTTGGAACGTGGGCCCCCTCGTGCAGTGCTAGGGGCAAGTTCCTGTACATGCACGGGGCTATCTGGAGACCCAGCAGGCGGCCACATTTGAAACATGTAgattttttttttttaaaaaaaaattattTTGCGAGATCCAATCCAACCGCAAGTGGACGACGTGCGTACCACCTTCCCGTATACTAGGTTCCTTGGAGTGCTATTGGAATACGAGGCCGACAGTTTCAGAGCTTTTGTCCCTCCTCTCGATCGGCACCCAACTAACTTCAAGCACTCCAGTCACTCGTAATTAAAGCGGCAAACGCTCAACTTGAAGCAGCAGCGTCAGATGCATCGACAACAAAGCAGCCACCCAGCCATTATATTTGTACATACACGCACCATATATATCCCAGACGAGGGCCGCTAGCCTGATGCTCGTTCGTGCCCCGTGCTATAGGCAATATTTCAGTCAAGAATAATTTATGTTCAAGAAAATGTTCGGATCAGGTGTTCTATGTATAGAACATTAGACAGGTTTTTTTTAAAACTTAAAAACACATGTGAAACACGCATTCCATAAATAAGAAAGTTTAGAACAACTAGCGACAGGTGAGATCAAACAGAAAACAAGGCGGACACAGCACGCCAGCAGAAGACAGATAGAAACGAGATGCCTACCTATAGTAAAAGAAACAAAGTATCAAAAGATTTGCTTGGAGCCTACATCTAGCAGATACGCTTAACGCACTCGAGATTTTGACCATCAATAACATCCGAGCTAACGTAGACTCACGCTCAGTGCGTGATAACACTCGCACGAATGGTCTATCCCTAACCTATGCAAACCTGCACACACTCGAGGTACCAGCCAACAACGAAAAGCCTCCATATGACCCCGAAGGAGCCACAACCACATGGAGGATCGGGGGTTGCTATCGGTTACCCGAGAACAAGGTACCTAAAATAAGGCCTGTAACATCCTGGTCGAGTCGCCAACCAAGTCCCCGTCAAACAAAGTCTATGAGGTGGGGTAGCCGACCAAGTCTCCGCCATGCAAGACCGCGAGGCGGGGCGACCGACTGAGTCCCCGCCATGCAAGAGGCAGGGTGACTGACCAAGTCTCCACCAAGCAAGTCCGTGAGACAGAGCGACCGACCAAGTCCACACCGAGCAAGTTCGCGAGACGGGGCGATCGACCAAGGTCTCCATCGAGCAAGTCTATGAGACAGAGATCCAAGTCTAGCGCTACGAGTCCACGTCG of Zea mays cultivar B73 chromosome 8, Zm-B73-REFERENCE-NAM-5.0, whole genome shotgun sequence contains these proteins:
- the LOC103636650 gene encoding probable sugar phosphate/phosphate translocator At1g06470; translation: MGDCVVEDGHGHHYSEAVEGAVSLTVAVELDERAEESREEEEGGGQRKKMGGIPREPSFSRWCRDPSAASASNTAAAAATSDSDASEEFELPLLPSSSGGGGSPMDIEVGATARSDDLPISPRLLAKVIGLIACWYTLSTCLTLYNKEMLGKHMWKFPAPFLMNTVHFTMQAVASRAIVWFQQRGLEGGPSKMSWKDYCLRVVPTALATALDINLSNISLVFITVTFATMCKSASPIFILLFAFMFRLEKPSFSLLGIMLVVSFGVLLTVAKETEFNLWGFMFIMLAAVMAGFRWSMTQILLQKEEYALKNPFTLMSHVAPVMAIVTAIISIVMDPWHDFRASHFFDSSTHIIRSSVLLLLGGALAFFMVLTEYVLVSVTSAVTVTVAGIVKEAVTILVAVLFFNDPFTWLKALGLAIIIFGVSLFNIYKYKRFKKGHHSEDAGTNIQSYNGTSKYVILDDDTEDQDDSG